In Paralichthys olivaceus isolate ysfri-2021 chromosome 13, ASM2471397v2, whole genome shotgun sequence, the following are encoded in one genomic region:
- the LOC109647922 gene encoding olfactory receptor 4D9, whose product MIDSSTLIMLDPAEPAHCTVCCCTLANKILMVLFMVLLIFAILFGNLVTLAVVLGTKHFHTPQGYLKASLAVADLAVGTFVVPLSVYAEVYLMVTDSAPEWTSYNSQVVSFHPCNVIGPIFAGCTLVSITTIFLLTMERSIAVLRPLHKDSVITRKRTTTLIVLSWVGSFFLAVSPMVFSSEIVLEYNSCSRMCNYALGVIGEFPSQAWNILLLFPAFDFTLLGGTVVINVISLSSIRQHSKRRKHLAVTEYQKKPNPTFSDIKAAKTIGTLTVAFTASFTPIAVFVVGNVLGNKWCNFSFLAFWILASNSCWNVIIYSVRDQKFRLRAHKLLMRKKRTSGTDAQS is encoded by the coding sequence ATGATTGACAGCAGCACGCTGATCATGTTGGACCCAGCGGAACCGGCACACTGCACCGTGTGCTGCTGTACGCTGGCCAACAAAATCCTCATGGTGCTCTTCATGGTGCTGCTGATCTTCGCCATCTTGTTTGGAAACTTGGTGACTCTGGCTGTGGTTTTAGGGACCAAACACTTCCACACGCCACAGGGATACCTGAAGGCGTCCCTCGCCGTGGCTGATCTGGCCGTGGGGACATTCGTGGTCCCGCTGTCCGTTTACGCCGAGGTCTATCTCATGGTGACCGACTCTGCACCAGAGTGGACTTCATACAACTCGCAGGTGGTGAGTTTCCACCCGTGCAACGTTATCGGCCCCATCTTTGCCGGCTGCACCTTGGTCTCCATCACAACCATTTTTCTGCTGACGATGGAGCGGAGCATCGCTGTGTTGAGGCCGCTGCACAAGGACTCTGTGATCACTCGGAAGAGAACCACGACCCTCATCGTCCTCTCCTGGGTGGGGAGCTTCTTCTTGGCCGTGTCTCCGATGGTTTTCAGCAGCGAGATCGTGCTGGAGTACAACTCCTGCAGCCGCATGTGTAACTACGCGCTGGGGGTCATCGGCGAGTTCCCGAGCCAGGCCTGGAACATCCTCCTGCTGTTCCCCGCCTTTGACTTCACCCTCCTCGGTGGCACTGTGGTGATAAACGTCATCTCTCTGTCCAGCATCAGGCAGCACTCGAAGCGCAGGAAACACCTGGCTGTGACCGAGtaccaaaaaaaacccaatccCACCTTCTCTGACATAAAGGCAGCGAAGACCATCGGGACTCTAACGGTGGCGTTTACAGCATCGTTCACCCCCATCGCCGTCTTCGTAGTGGGAAACGTTTTGGGGAATAAATGGTGCAACTTCTCCTTTTTGGCCTTCTGGATTCTGGCCTCCAACAGTTGCTGGAATGTCATTATTTACAGTGTCAGGGATCAAAAGTTCAGGCTTCGAGCTCACAAGCTCCtcatgagaaagaaaagaacatcaGGGACAGACGCTCAGTCCTGA